The nucleotide sequence CGGTGGGGATTTTGCTTGAAGTAGCTATCGCGGTAAGCAAAGTGGCATGCCTCATTTTGGAGGGTGACAAAGGCATGGTTTTTTGCATCAAATGCTTCTATGCTATCAATGTAATCTGCAATTTCAACACCATAGGCGCCGATATTTTGAATGGGTGCTGCCCCAACTGTGCCGGGAATGAGTGCTAAGTTTTCTAGGCCGGGCAAATCTTTCTCGAGTGTCCAAGCAACGAGTTCATGCCAGTTAACACCAGCACCAACTGCTAAATAGCTTGCCTTTTCATCGGAGGAAATGATTTCTTGCCCAGCGATATTCATGAGGAGGGTGGCTCCCGGTAAGGTGCTTGGGAGAATGACATTGCTACCTCCGCCTAAAACCCGCCATGGCAGTTTTTTTTCTGCAACTTCTGCAATAACTTCAGGAATTTGCTCGGGCGCGGTAATTTCGTAGGCCAGTTCCGCGCTAGTGTCAAAGCCAAAGGTGTTACGGTGCTTCAAACCCAAATTTGGGATCAATTTTGCGGGTTGGGGCGCATTTTGAGCACGGTTCATGCCACAATCTTATTCGTAAAAGAATCCAGAGCCTATTTTTTGGCAGCACAGGAAGCAAGAAATCTGCGATGGACGCCAAAATAGCCAGAAAATGTAAATATTACGAGAGTAATTACGAGAAAACATAGGGAGTAAAAATGCCAACATTTGACGTAGTTTGTGAGCCAGACATGGTTGAGCTCAAAAATGCCATCGAGCAATCCAATAAAGAAATTACCAATCGTTTTGACTTCAAGGGCTCTGATAGCCGTGTTGAACAAAAAGATGAGGCATTAATCTTATTTGGTGATGACGACTTTAAATTGGGTCAAGTGCGTGATGTCCTGATTAATAAAATGGCCAAGCGCAATGTGGATGTGCGCTATCTTAAGGATGAGAAAACAGAAACCATTGGCAGTGATAAGCGTAAGCAAACGATGAAGATTCAAAAGGGAATCACTTCAGACTTGGCAAAAAAAGTTGTGCGCATCATTAAAGATAGCAAGCTCAAAGTGCAAGCCAGTATTCAGGGTGATGCGGTGCGTGTCACCGGCGCCAAGCGTGATGACTTACAAGAAACAATGGCCTTACTTAAAAAAGAAGTAACAGAGGCGCCATTGGGCTTTAATAATTTCCGTGACTAAGAAGAAGCTTGGTGCAATGAAGACGCTTAAACC is from Polynucleobacter sp. MWH-S4W17 and encodes:
- the murB gene encoding UDP-N-acetylmuramate dehydrogenase, with the protein product MNRAQNAPQPAKLIPNLGLKHRNTFGFDTSAELAYEITAPEQIPEVIAEVAEKKLPWRVLGGGSNVILPSTLPGATLLMNIAGQEIISSDEKASYLAVGAGVNWHELVAWTLEKDLPGLENLALIPGTVGAAPIQNIGAYGVEIADYIDSIEAFDAKNHAFVTLQNEACHFAYRDSYFKQNPHRFIVTKVVFKLPKAWQARIHYADLTKQFSGNANPSPEDIFLAVCKVRTHKLPDPKVIGNAGSFFQNPVIPIEQYETLLRAHTNLVSYPDAAGKRKLAAGWLIDQCGFKGQRMGSVGVYEHQALVLVNHGGGTAQDILGLAKCIQEKVHDKFGVSLQIEPNIL
- a CDS encoding YajQ family cyclic di-GMP-binding protein, producing MPTFDVVCEPDMVELKNAIEQSNKEITNRFDFKGSDSRVEQKDEALILFGDDDFKLGQVRDVLINKMAKRNVDVRYLKDEKTETIGSDKRKQTMKIQKGITSDLAKKVVRIIKDSKLKVQASIQGDAVRVTGAKRDDLQETMALLKKEVTEAPLGFNNFRD